In a genomic window of Brucella anthropi ATCC 49188:
- a CDS encoding D-ribose ABC transporter substrate-binding protein, with amino-acid sequence MFKKGMRVLFAAAAALPLIASTAWAEGLMTIIVNDPSNPYWYTEGEIAKKTAEGLGYKAVVGGHKGDTNTESNLIDTAITNKSVAIILDPANADGSVGAVKRAIAANIPVFLVNAEINQEGLAKAQLVSNNAQGAALGATQWVESVGDKGKYVELFGSPSDNNAATRSNGYETVLSQYPDLVKAGQDVANWDRTQGHDKMQALLQANPDIIGVISGNDEMALGAIAALKKAGKLDQVKVGGFDGSPDAVAAIKAGELQYTVLQPVAVFSEAAVKQADNFIKTGKTGVDHEKQLFDCILITKDNVDKYTSPFVLEQ; translated from the coding sequence ATGTTCAAGAAGGGAATGCGCGTTCTGTTCGCCGCTGCGGCAGCGTTGCCTCTCATCGCCAGCACGGCCTGGGCCGAAGGACTGATGACGATCATCGTCAACGATCCATCCAACCCGTACTGGTACACCGAAGGTGAAATCGCCAAGAAGACCGCTGAAGGTCTCGGCTACAAGGCTGTTGTCGGCGGCCACAAGGGCGACACCAACACCGAAAGCAACCTGATCGACACGGCTATCACCAACAAGTCGGTTGCCATCATTCTCGATCCGGCCAATGCGGACGGTTCGGTCGGCGCGGTCAAGCGTGCAATCGCCGCCAACATCCCGGTTTTCCTCGTCAATGCGGAAATCAACCAGGAAGGTCTGGCCAAGGCACAGCTCGTTTCCAACAACGCACAAGGTGCCGCTCTCGGTGCGACGCAGTGGGTCGAAAGCGTTGGCGACAAGGGCAAGTATGTCGAGCTGTTCGGTTCGCCATCGGACAACAACGCCGCAACGCGCTCGAACGGCTATGAAACCGTTCTGTCGCAGTATCCGGATCTGGTGAAGGCCGGTCAGGACGTCGCCAACTGGGACCGTACCCAGGGTCACGACAAGATGCAGGCTCTGCTTCAGGCCAATCCGGACATCATCGGCGTTATCTCCGGTAATGACGAAATGGCTCTGGGCGCAATTGCTGCTCTGAAGAAGGCTGGCAAGCTGGATCAGGTGAAGGTCGGTGGTTTCGACGGTTCGCCGGATGCGGTTGCAGCCATCAAGGCGGGTGAACTGCAGTACACCGTTCTGCAGCCGGTTGCCGTGTTCTCGGAAGCTGCGGTCAAGCAGGCCGACAACTTCATCAAGACCGGCAAGACTGGTGTGGATCATGAAAAGCAGCTCTTCGACTGCATCCTGATCACCAAGGACAATGTCGACAAGTACACCTCGCCGTTCGTTCTCGAACAGTAA
- a CDS encoding sugar ABC transporter ATP-binding protein: MSTASKIEGKNGDVVLAANNVAKSYGRIHALKGVNFEIRRGQVTTLFGENGAGKSTLMKVLSGVIQPTSGTIILDGEPVTFNSSTEARDLGISIIHQELSLAPNMNVRDNIFMGREIRTATGVDFAEEERLTRALLKELEEDIDPLTPVEELRLGQQQVVEIARALSVNSRILIMDEPTSALSASEVEVLFKVIRDLTARGVAIVYISHHLEEALQITNHAVVLRDGTMTAYAPREEIDLEWIVRNMVGENFDLGSPPTGYDWGDVALSVENLTVPDPGGAGFSLVDRMSLNVRAGEIVCIYGLMGAGRTELLETVAGRLKASGGRVLLKGQDVSGLTIAQRIEKGLVLVPEDRQRDGLVQTMTVGKNLSLASITEMTKGLFTSRKREKQIVDQSIKNVHIKTDGGEAAIGSLSGGNQQKVVIGKMLATEPEVILLDEPSRGIDIGAKAEVFKLLAEKAKQGLAVVYTTSEVGECLSIAHRIIVMHRGRISAEFGSDVSKEKIMAASGEAMVGH, from the coding sequence ATGAGCACCGCTTCGAAAATCGAAGGCAAAAACGGTGATGTCGTTCTTGCCGCAAACAACGTTGCCAAATCCTATGGTCGCATTCATGCCCTGAAGGGCGTGAATTTCGAGATTCGCCGTGGTCAGGTCACGACGCTTTTCGGCGAAAACGGCGCTGGCAAATCGACGTTGATGAAAGTGCTTTCGGGCGTCATCCAGCCGACTTCGGGCACGATCATTCTCGATGGCGAACCTGTGACGTTCAATTCGTCCACCGAAGCGCGCGACCTCGGCATCTCGATCATCCATCAGGAATTGAGCCTCGCGCCCAACATGAACGTGCGCGACAACATCTTCATGGGGCGCGAAATCCGCACCGCCACCGGCGTTGATTTTGCCGAGGAAGAACGCCTGACGCGCGCGCTTCTGAAGGAACTGGAAGAAGATATCGACCCGCTGACGCCGGTCGAGGAACTTCGTCTCGGCCAGCAGCAGGTCGTTGAAATCGCCCGCGCCCTTTCGGTCAATTCGCGCATTCTCATCATGGATGAGCCGACTTCGGCGCTCAGCGCCTCGGAAGTGGAAGTCCTGTTCAAGGTCATTCGCGACCTGACGGCGCGCGGTGTCGCCATCGTCTACATTTCGCATCATCTGGAAGAAGCGTTGCAGATCACCAATCATGCGGTGGTGCTGCGCGACGGAACCATGACGGCCTATGCGCCGCGTGAGGAAATTGATCTGGAATGGATCGTGCGCAACATGGTCGGCGAGAACTTCGATCTCGGCTCGCCTCCAACCGGATATGACTGGGGCGATGTGGCGCTCTCTGTTGAGAACCTGACCGTTCCCGACCCGGGTGGCGCGGGCTTCTCGCTGGTCGACCGCATGTCGCTCAATGTGCGCGCAGGTGAAATCGTCTGCATTTATGGTCTTATGGGCGCCGGTCGCACGGAACTTCTGGAAACCGTTGCCGGTCGTCTCAAGGCAAGCGGCGGACGCGTTCTCCTCAAAGGGCAGGACGTTTCCGGCCTCACCATCGCACAACGTATCGAGAAGGGCCTTGTGCTGGTGCCGGAAGATCGCCAGCGCGACGGTCTCGTCCAGACGATGACGGTCGGCAAGAATCTGTCGCTCGCCAGCATCACCGAAATGACCAAGGGCCTTTTCACATCGCGCAAGCGCGAAAAGCAGATTGTCGATCAGTCGATCAAGAATGTGCACATCAAGACGGACGGCGGCGAAGCGGCAATCGGTTCGCTTTCCGGGGGTAACCAGCAGAAGGTCGTGATCGGCAAGATGCTGGCGACCGAGCCGGAAGTCATTCTGCTCGATGAGCCGAGCCGCGGCATCGACATCGGGGCGAAGGCGGAAGTGTTCAAGCTTCTGGCTGAAAAGGCGAAGCAGGGTCTGGCTGTCGTCTACACGACTTCGGAAGTCGGCGAATGCCTCAGCATCGCTCATCGTATCATCGTCATGCACCGTGGACGCATCTCCGCCGAATTCGGATCGGACGTGTCCAAGGAGAAGATCATGGCCGCCTCGGGCGAAGCCATGGTTGGTCACTAA
- a CDS encoding DeoR/GlpR family DNA-binding transcription regulator translates to MAVSNKASIDKLMTNGLTTGQVPNDSRHARQLVRRQQIAETVMAEGSMRIEDLTERFGISLMTAHRDVDELVSRGLFRKSRGIVSAAPTSLIEASDLYRVTRQSEEKKLIAEAAMQFVEPGQAIFFDDSTTVLQMVPHLPGKGPLTVITNSLILMNEVRDIKDVTLLGLGGQLYNWCNAFVGGMTIHEIRRLRADVAFISIAAITDDLLFHQSPEMVETKRAMLDCAAKRILLADHTKFERRALHNFGALSDFDVVIVDEATPFAHIERMQAQGINVVVAHAGTGGKQD, encoded by the coding sequence ATGGCAGTGAGCAACAAAGCAAGCATTGACAAGCTGATGACGAATGGCCTCACAACGGGGCAAGTGCCGAACGACAGCCGGCATGCGCGTCAGCTCGTCCGGCGCCAGCAGATTGCGGAAACTGTAATGGCTGAAGGCTCGATGCGTATCGAGGACCTCACCGAACGGTTCGGCATCAGCCTGATGACAGCGCATCGCGACGTCGATGAACTGGTAAGCCGTGGCCTGTTTCGCAAGTCGCGCGGCATCGTGTCGGCTGCGCCCACAAGCCTGATCGAGGCAAGCGATCTTTATCGCGTTACCCGCCAGTCGGAAGAAAAGAAACTGATCGCCGAAGCTGCAATGCAGTTCGTTGAACCGGGACAGGCCATTTTCTTCGACGATTCCACCACTGTTCTGCAAATGGTGCCGCATCTTCCGGGCAAGGGACCGCTCACCGTCATCACCAATTCGCTGATCCTGATGAACGAGGTGCGTGACATCAAGGATGTGACGCTGCTTGGCCTTGGCGGTCAGCTCTATAACTGGTGCAACGCATTCGTCGGCGGCATGACGATCCACGAAATTCGCCGTCTTCGCGCCGATGTGGCTTTCATTTCGATTGCAGCGATCACCGACGACCTTCTGTTCCACCAGTCGCCGGAAATGGTGGAAACCAAGCGTGCCATGCTGGACTGCGCCGCCAAGCGCATTCTTCTGGCCGATCACACAAAATTCGAGCGCCGGGCTTTGCACAATTTCGGTGCTCTCAGCGATTTCGATGTGGTCATCGTCGATGAGGCTACGCCTTTCGCGCATATCGAGCGCATGCAGGCGCAAGGCATCAACGTGGTGGTTGCCCACGCCGGAACAGGCGGAAAGCAAGACTAG
- a CDS encoding DUF2291 domain-containing protein → MSAQTSQVSQKPAKLSRAVVWSVIAAIVVVGAIAFDTKVVKIGSDSDVRQQAFSPDAYGASEFPKVKASVEQRAVDAVEVGTALAADKAAAGKKYGVGDVNPVVPVKFTGTVEERKSNYNVVKVDGLPEGVAIRVQTGPAVNGTDLRDATGEIQFGQFKNQIEYQNAGSALNNEMKKQVLSGVDVENLVGKTVTVVGVFKVVNPKNWLVTPVGLEVK, encoded by the coding sequence ATGAGTGCACAAACCAGTCAAGTTTCACAAAAACCCGCCAAGCTGAGCCGCGCCGTCGTCTGGAGCGTGATCGCTGCGATCGTGGTTGTCGGTGCGATTGCCTTCGACACGAAGGTCGTGAAGATCGGGTCTGATTCCGATGTGCGCCAGCAGGCTTTCTCCCCCGATGCCTACGGTGCTTCCGAATTCCCCAAGGTGAAGGCGAGCGTTGAGCAGCGCGCCGTGGATGCAGTGGAAGTTGGAACGGCTCTCGCCGCCGACAAGGCCGCCGCCGGAAAGAAATATGGCGTCGGCGACGTCAATCCGGTTGTCCCGGTCAAGTTTACAGGCACCGTTGAGGAGCGCAAGTCCAACTACAATGTCGTGAAGGTCGACGGCCTGCCGGAAGGCGTTGCCATCCGCGTTCAGACCGGCCCTGCCGTCAACGGCACCGATCTGCGCGATGCAACCGGCGAAATCCAGTTCGGCCAGTTCAAGAACCAGATCGAATATCAAAATGCCGGTTCTGCGCTGAACAACGAGATGAAGAAGCAGGTGCTTTCCGGCGTCGATGTCGAGAATCTCGTCGGCAAAACCGTGACGGTTGTGGGCGTGTTCAAGGTCGTCAATCCGAAGAACTGGCTCGTCACGCCCGTGGGGCTCGAAGTGAAATGA
- a CDS encoding ABC transporter permease — protein sequence MSVTSTNKETAAPNGAKRKPGIVHLLLEGRAFFALIAIIAVFSFLSPYYFSVDNFLIMSSHVAIFGLLAIGMLLVILNGGIDLSVGSTLGLAGVVAGFLMQGVTLQEFGIILYFPVWAVVLITCALGAFVGAVNGVLIAYLRVPAFVATLGVLYCARGVALLMTNGLTYNNLGGRPELGNTGFDWLGFNKLFGVPIGVLVLAVLAIICAIVLNRTAFGRWLYASGGNERAAELSGVPVKRVKVSVYVISGICAAIAGLVLSSQLTSAGPTAGTTYELTAIAAVVIGGAALTGGRGTIQGTLLGAFVIGFLSDGLVIIGVSSYWQTVFTGAVIVLAVLLNSIQYSRR from the coding sequence ATGTCAGTCACGAGCACCAACAAAGAAACAGCGGCTCCGAACGGCGCGAAGCGGAAACCCGGCATCGTGCATCTGCTGCTCGAAGGTCGTGCATTTTTTGCACTGATCGCGATCATTGCAGTTTTCTCGTTCCTTTCGCCTTATTATTTCTCGGTCGATAACTTCCTCATCATGTCGTCGCACGTGGCCATTTTCGGCCTGCTTGCCATCGGCATGCTGCTCGTCATCCTCAATGGCGGTATCGATCTTTCCGTCGGTTCCACATTGGGGCTGGCTGGTGTGGTCGCCGGTTTCCTCATGCAGGGCGTGACGCTGCAGGAATTCGGCATCATTCTCTATTTCCCGGTTTGGGCCGTGGTTCTCATCACCTGTGCGCTCGGTGCGTTCGTCGGTGCGGTCAATGGCGTGCTCATCGCCTATCTGCGCGTTCCGGCGTTCGTTGCGACGCTCGGCGTTCTTTATTGCGCCCGCGGCGTGGCGCTTCTGATGACCAATGGCCTGACCTACAACAATCTCGGCGGACGTCCGGAGCTTGGCAATACAGGCTTTGACTGGCTCGGTTTCAACAAGTTGTTCGGCGTGCCGATCGGCGTTCTGGTTCTGGCGGTTCTCGCCATCATCTGCGCCATCGTTCTCAACCGCACTGCATTTGGCCGCTGGCTCTATGCGTCGGGTGGCAACGAACGTGCGGCTGAACTGTCCGGCGTTCCGGTCAAGCGCGTCAAGGTGTCGGTCTATGTCATTTCCGGCATCTGCGCTGCCATTGCAGGTCTGGTTCTTTCTTCGCAGTTGACGTCGGCTGGTCCGACGGCAGGCACCACCTACGAACTGACGGCAATCGCTGCCGTGGTTATCGGTGGCGCTGCGCTCACTGGGGGGCGCGGTACTATCCAGGGCACACTTCTCGGCGCTTTCGTGATCGGTTTCCTTTCCGACGGCCTCGTGATTATCGGCGTGTCCTCCTACTGGCAGACCGTCTTTACCGGCGCGGTAATCGTGCTCGCGGTTCTGCTCAACAGCATTCAATACTCCCGGCGATGA